Proteins from one Porites lutea chromosome 3, jaPorLute2.1, whole genome shotgun sequence genomic window:
- the LOC140931866 gene encoding zinc finger MYM-type protein 2-like has translation MINYAVLHFCPSPKKHVYMHDELLLCSWCPTMSAEGASSERFREPKTFCEEEELVGKAVPSSTKYKNKWALSVFGEWQLARTIKVPVLDPGGLFKDYDLYKVATLSTGIEEMDALSLNYWLSKFVMEVAKKTGERYPAKTIYGMVCGIRRQLEEKNGAEALNPLNNSDRRFTLFRRALDAEMKDATREGLHVKNKKEEKESVTEEEEELFWNLNLLGMSTAKSLLNTVYFYNGKLFGLRGGEHRSLVLTNFEVGSNCEI, from the exons ATGATAAATTATGCAGTGTTACATTTTTGCCCTTCACCGAAAAAACACGTTTACATGCATGATGAATTGTTGTTGTGCAGTTGGTGTCCGACCATGAGTGCAGAAGGGGCGTCGTCTGAAAGGTTTAGAGAGCCGAAAACCTTTTGCGAAGAAGAAGAGTTAGTGGGGAAAGCTGTTCCCTCTTCGACAAAGTATAAGAACAAGTGGGCCCTGTCAGTTTTTGGTGAATGGCAATTAGCTCGGACGATAAAAGTGCCCGTTTTAGATCCAGGAGGCCTTTTCAAGGACTATGACTTATATAAGGTCGCGACGCTCTCTACAGGTATCGAAGAAATGGACGCGTTGAGTCTAAATTACTGGTTAAGCAAATTCGTTATGGAAGTGGCTAAGAAGACCGGCGAGAGATATCCTGCGAAAACTATTTACGGAATGGTTTGTGGTATCCGACGCCAACTGGAGGAGAAAAATGGTGCTGAAGCGTTAAATCCTCTTAATAACAGCGATCGAAG GTTCACTCTATTTCGTCGAGCATTAGACGCAGAAATGAAAGATGCCACAAGAGAAGGCTTACATGTGAAGAACAAGAAAGAGGAGAAAGAGTCTGTCACAGAGGAAGAGGAGGAGTTATTCTGGAATTTAAATCTGTTGGGAATGTCAACAGCTAAGTCTTTATTGAACACTGTTTATTTTTATAATGGCAAACTGTTTGGATTAAGAGGAGGCGAGCATAGAAGTCTCGTGCTCACTAATTTTGAAGTAGGATCCAATTGtgaaatttga